One Euwallacea similis isolate ESF13 chromosome 26, ESF131.1, whole genome shotgun sequence genomic window carries:
- the LOC136417109 gene encoding protein jim lovell-like isoform X1 has product MSPLAALPPQEAGARKKTIKIAPDPPMSSLPYRFPDQYNQPLPAATAPSNMVTQRFCLRWNNHQSNLLSVFDQLLHDESFVDVTLAVEGQLLRAHKMILSACSPYFQTLFVNHPDKHPIVILKDVLYSDMKSLLDFMYRGEVSVDQDRLTHFLRVAESLRIKGLTEVNEEKCDNIANSLTQQNSTNIPNLQRIQQQHQNKRFASASSPPSGSFNMLGNYLMQPKRKRGRPRRLSGNSNGDESEAKDSVVQGSPEMLEVKMGMDGFTGNHSDGSSSKEEEDNAKVKEEGGEPVAGTSQEGRFDERRNSDDMPVDDYIDYSQENNQNHTNLPSTLTVIPQKQETVIISTEEARNMLNLEQIKVEPIDPLDTCDSPSIPKQPEVSLLPLSVEPGVHFLTDEESKAEENYEKKKWDFLEYMPQSNGSVVCKRCGEVLASRTHWYRHKYKVHVSSFANPSPLFKCEHCNVFFKSRKGYMGHYATRHGTEADLVEGLQKEPETSEGEMAPTSPPLITNRKKFADKGLDWEEQRVKEEKLVADIINRVRRECEAQGAVGSRRGYSRRTTSLMNC; this is encoded by the exons ATGTCCCCATTGGCGGCGCTTCCCCCGCAGGAGGCG GGTGCccgaaaaaaaacaatcaaaattgcTCCTGATCCGCCCATGTCAAGTCTGCCCTATCGGTTCCCCGATCAGTACAACCAACCACTACCGGCGGCCACCGCCCCTTCAAACATGGTCACCCAACGTTTCTGTCTGCGATGGAACAATCATCAGTCCAATCTTCTCTCAGTCTTCGATCAGCTTCTACACGACGAGAGTTTCGTAGATGTTACCTTGGCAGTTGAGGGCCAGCTATTGAGGGCACATAAAATGATTCTTTCTGCGTGCAGCCCCTATTTTCAAACTCTCTTCGTCAACCACCCGGACAAACACCCCATTGTCATACTCAAGGATGTCTTGTACAGCGATATGAAGAGTTTGCTCGATTTCATGTATCGCGGGGAGGTTAGCGTGGATCAGGATAGATTGACGCATTTTTTGAGGGTGGCTGAAAGCTTGAGGATTAAGGGGTTGACCGAG GTAAACGAAGAAAAATGTGACAACATCGCCAACTCCCTTACCCAACAAAACTCGACCAATATTCCAAACCTGCAACGTATACAGCAACAGCACCAAAACAAACGTTTCGCCTCCGCCTCGTCGCCTCCATCAGGGTCGTTCAACATGTTAGGCAACTACCTGATGCAGCCGAAGAGGAAACGAGGTAGGCCTAGAAGGTTGTCGGGCAATTCAAACGGCGACGAGTCTGAAGCCAAGGACTCTGTAGTCCAGGGTAGCCCGGAAATGTTGGAGGTTAAAATGGGTATGGATGGTTTTACAGGAAACCATTCGGACGGCAGCAGCAGTAAAGAAGAGGAAGATAACGCAAAGGTTAAGGAAGAGGGCGGTGAGCCTGTGGCTGGGACTTCGCAAGAGGGGCGGTTTGATGAGAGGCGGAATTCCGACGATATGCCCGTGG ACGATTACATAGACTACTCCCAGGAAAACAACCAAAACCACACCAATCTACCATCAACACTAACCGTTATACCCCAGAAACAAGAGACTGTCATCATATCAACTGAAGAAGCCCGCAACATGCTGAATCTAGAACAAATAAAAG TGGAACCCATTGACCCGTTAGACACCTGCGACAGCCCCTCTATCCCTAAACAACCTGAAGTGTCTTTGCTGCCCTTATCAGTGGAGCCCGGCGTACATTTCCTCACCGATGAGGAGTCCAAAGCAGAGGAGAACTACGAGAAGAAAAAGTGGGATTTTCTGGAGTACATGCCCCAATCCAATG GTAGCGTGGTGTGTAAACGTTGCGGCGAAGTTCTAGCTTCCAGAACCCACTGGTACCGTCACAAATACAAAGTGCATGTTAGCAGTTTCGCGAACCCATCCCCTTTGTTTAAATGCGAACACTGCAACGTCTTCTTCAAAAGCAGGAAGGGGTACATGGGACATTACGCCACGCGGCACGGCACTGAAGCCGATCTCGTGGAGGGGCTGCAAAAGGAGCCCGAAACATCGGAAGGTGAAATGGCTCCTACGTCCCCACCTCTCATCACCAACAGAAAGAAGTTCGCTGACAAGGGGTTGGATTGGGAGGAGCAGAGGGTTAAAGAGGAGAAACTGGTGGCTGATATTATTAATAGAGTGCGGAGGGAATGTGAAGCTCAAGGGGCTGTAGGGTCGAGGAGGGGCTATAGCAGGAGAACCACGTCGCTGATGAATTGTTAG
- the LOC136417109 gene encoding protein jim lovell-like isoform X3: MSPLAALPPQEAGARKKTIKIAPDPPMSSLPYRFPDQYNQPLPAATAPSNMVTQRFCLRWNNHQSNLLSVFDQLLHDESFVDVTLAVEGQLLRAHKMILSACSPYFQTLFVNHPDKHPIVILKDVLYSDMKSLLDFMYRGEVSVDQDRLTHFLRVAESLRIKGLTEVNEEKCDNIANSLTQQNSTNIPNLQRIQQQHQNKRFASASSPPSGSFNMLGNYLMQPKRKRGNHSDGSSSKEEEDNAKVKEEGGEPVAGTSQEGRFDERRNSDDMPVDDYIDYSQENNQNHTNLPSTLTVIPQKQETVIISTEEARNMLNLEQIKVEPIDPLDTCDSPSIPKQPEVSLLPLSVEPGVHFLTDEESKAEENYEKKKWDFLEYMPQSNGSVVCKRCGEVLASRTHWYRHKYKVHVSSFANPSPLFKCEHCNVFFKSRKGYMGHYATRHGTEADLVEGLQKEPETSEGEMAPTSPPLITNRKKFADKGLDWEEQRVKEEKLVADIINRVRRECEAQGAVGSRRGYSRRTTSLMNC; the protein is encoded by the exons ATGTCCCCATTGGCGGCGCTTCCCCCGCAGGAGGCG GGTGCccgaaaaaaaacaatcaaaattgcTCCTGATCCGCCCATGTCAAGTCTGCCCTATCGGTTCCCCGATCAGTACAACCAACCACTACCGGCGGCCACCGCCCCTTCAAACATGGTCACCCAACGTTTCTGTCTGCGATGGAACAATCATCAGTCCAATCTTCTCTCAGTCTTCGATCAGCTTCTACACGACGAGAGTTTCGTAGATGTTACCTTGGCAGTTGAGGGCCAGCTATTGAGGGCACATAAAATGATTCTTTCTGCGTGCAGCCCCTATTTTCAAACTCTCTTCGTCAACCACCCGGACAAACACCCCATTGTCATACTCAAGGATGTCTTGTACAGCGATATGAAGAGTTTGCTCGATTTCATGTATCGCGGGGAGGTTAGCGTGGATCAGGATAGATTGACGCATTTTTTGAGGGTGGCTGAAAGCTTGAGGATTAAGGGGTTGACCGAG GTAAACGAAGAAAAATGTGACAACATCGCCAACTCCCTTACCCAACAAAACTCGACCAATATTCCAAACCTGCAACGTATACAGCAACAGCACCAAAACAAACGTTTCGCCTCCGCCTCGTCGCCTCCATCAGGGTCGTTCAACATGTTAGGCAACTACCTGATGCAGCCGAAGAGGAAACGAG GAAACCATTCGGACGGCAGCAGCAGTAAAGAAGAGGAAGATAACGCAAAGGTTAAGGAAGAGGGCGGTGAGCCTGTGGCTGGGACTTCGCAAGAGGGGCGGTTTGATGAGAGGCGGAATTCCGACGATATGCCCGTGG ACGATTACATAGACTACTCCCAGGAAAACAACCAAAACCACACCAATCTACCATCAACACTAACCGTTATACCCCAGAAACAAGAGACTGTCATCATATCAACTGAAGAAGCCCGCAACATGCTGAATCTAGAACAAATAAAAG TGGAACCCATTGACCCGTTAGACACCTGCGACAGCCCCTCTATCCCTAAACAACCTGAAGTGTCTTTGCTGCCCTTATCAGTGGAGCCCGGCGTACATTTCCTCACCGATGAGGAGTCCAAAGCAGAGGAGAACTACGAGAAGAAAAAGTGGGATTTTCTGGAGTACATGCCCCAATCCAATG GTAGCGTGGTGTGTAAACGTTGCGGCGAAGTTCTAGCTTCCAGAACCCACTGGTACCGTCACAAATACAAAGTGCATGTTAGCAGTTTCGCGAACCCATCCCCTTTGTTTAAATGCGAACACTGCAACGTCTTCTTCAAAAGCAGGAAGGGGTACATGGGACATTACGCCACGCGGCACGGCACTGAAGCCGATCTCGTGGAGGGGCTGCAAAAGGAGCCCGAAACATCGGAAGGTGAAATGGCTCCTACGTCCCCACCTCTCATCACCAACAGAAAGAAGTTCGCTGACAAGGGGTTGGATTGGGAGGAGCAGAGGGTTAAAGAGGAGAAACTGGTGGCTGATATTATTAATAGAGTGCGGAGGGAATGTGAAGCTCAAGGGGCTGTAGGGTCGAGGAGGGGCTATAGCAGGAGAACCACGTCGCTGATGAATTGTTAG
- the LOC136417109 gene encoding protein jim lovell-like isoform X2: MSSLPYRFPDQYNQPLPAATAPSNMVTQRFCLRWNNHQSNLLSVFDQLLHDESFVDVTLAVEGQLLRAHKMILSACSPYFQTLFVNHPDKHPIVILKDVLYSDMKSLLDFMYRGEVSVDQDRLTHFLRVAESLRIKGLTEVNEEKCDNIANSLTQQNSTNIPNLQRIQQQHQNKRFASASSPPSGSFNMLGNYLMQPKRKRGRPRRLSGNSNGDESEAKDSVVQGSPEMLEVKMGMDGFTGNHSDGSSSKEEEDNAKVKEEGGEPVAGTSQEGRFDERRNSDDMPVDDYIDYSQENNQNHTNLPSTLTVIPQKQETVIISTEEARNMLNLEQIKVEPIDPLDTCDSPSIPKQPEVSLLPLSVEPGVHFLTDEESKAEENYEKKKWDFLEYMPQSNGSVVCKRCGEVLASRTHWYRHKYKVHVSSFANPSPLFKCEHCNVFFKSRKGYMGHYATRHGTEADLVEGLQKEPETSEGEMAPTSPPLITNRKKFADKGLDWEEQRVKEEKLVADIINRVRRECEAQGAVGSRRGYSRRTTSLMNC; the protein is encoded by the exons ATGTCAAGTCTGCCCTATCGGTTCCCCGATCAGTACAACCAACCACTACCGGCGGCCACCGCCCCTTCAAACATGGTCACCCAACGTTTCTGTCTGCGATGGAACAATCATCAGTCCAATCTTCTCTCAGTCTTCGATCAGCTTCTACACGACGAGAGTTTCGTAGATGTTACCTTGGCAGTTGAGGGCCAGCTATTGAGGGCACATAAAATGATTCTTTCTGCGTGCAGCCCCTATTTTCAAACTCTCTTCGTCAACCACCCGGACAAACACCCCATTGTCATACTCAAGGATGTCTTGTACAGCGATATGAAGAGTTTGCTCGATTTCATGTATCGCGGGGAGGTTAGCGTGGATCAGGATAGATTGACGCATTTTTTGAGGGTGGCTGAAAGCTTGAGGATTAAGGGGTTGACCGAG GTAAACGAAGAAAAATGTGACAACATCGCCAACTCCCTTACCCAACAAAACTCGACCAATATTCCAAACCTGCAACGTATACAGCAACAGCACCAAAACAAACGTTTCGCCTCCGCCTCGTCGCCTCCATCAGGGTCGTTCAACATGTTAGGCAACTACCTGATGCAGCCGAAGAGGAAACGAGGTAGGCCTAGAAGGTTGTCGGGCAATTCAAACGGCGACGAGTCTGAAGCCAAGGACTCTGTAGTCCAGGGTAGCCCGGAAATGTTGGAGGTTAAAATGGGTATGGATGGTTTTACAGGAAACCATTCGGACGGCAGCAGCAGTAAAGAAGAGGAAGATAACGCAAAGGTTAAGGAAGAGGGCGGTGAGCCTGTGGCTGGGACTTCGCAAGAGGGGCGGTTTGATGAGAGGCGGAATTCCGACGATATGCCCGTGG ACGATTACATAGACTACTCCCAGGAAAACAACCAAAACCACACCAATCTACCATCAACACTAACCGTTATACCCCAGAAACAAGAGACTGTCATCATATCAACTGAAGAAGCCCGCAACATGCTGAATCTAGAACAAATAAAAG TGGAACCCATTGACCCGTTAGACACCTGCGACAGCCCCTCTATCCCTAAACAACCTGAAGTGTCTTTGCTGCCCTTATCAGTGGAGCCCGGCGTACATTTCCTCACCGATGAGGAGTCCAAAGCAGAGGAGAACTACGAGAAGAAAAAGTGGGATTTTCTGGAGTACATGCCCCAATCCAATG GTAGCGTGGTGTGTAAACGTTGCGGCGAAGTTCTAGCTTCCAGAACCCACTGGTACCGTCACAAATACAAAGTGCATGTTAGCAGTTTCGCGAACCCATCCCCTTTGTTTAAATGCGAACACTGCAACGTCTTCTTCAAAAGCAGGAAGGGGTACATGGGACATTACGCCACGCGGCACGGCACTGAAGCCGATCTCGTGGAGGGGCTGCAAAAGGAGCCCGAAACATCGGAAGGTGAAATGGCTCCTACGTCCCCACCTCTCATCACCAACAGAAAGAAGTTCGCTGACAAGGGGTTGGATTGGGAGGAGCAGAGGGTTAAAGAGGAGAAACTGGTGGCTGATATTATTAATAGAGTGCGGAGGGAATGTGAAGCTCAAGGGGCTGTAGGGTCGAGGAGGGGCTATAGCAGGAGAACCACGTCGCTGATGAATTGTTAG
- the LOC136417109 gene encoding protein tramtrack, alpha isoform-like isoform X4 produces MSPLAALPPQEAGARKKTIKIAPDPPMSSLPYRFPDQYNQPLPAATAPSNMVTQRFCLRWNNHQSNLLSVFDQLLHDESFVDVTLAVEGQLLRAHKMILSACSPYFQTLFVNHPDKHPIVILKDVLYSDMKSLLDFMYRGEVSVDQDRLTHFLRVAESLRIKGLTEVNEEKCDNIANSLTQQNSTNIPNLQRIQQQHQNKRFASASSPPSGSFNMLGNYLMQPKRKRGRPRRLSGNSNGDESEAKDSVVQGSPEMLEVKMGMDGFTGNHSDGSSSKEEEDNAKVKEEGGEPVAGTSQEGRFDERRNSDDMPVDIQNMTQQQLLTPKVEVTETFDGKYEPGGSNNATPDSSRISTPESVLNNNNNMSSPSTSINPMSAPAQKPAKQRRMRRRATSQSQDPAEQLTEMSVRGLNLFRYASINEGIYQCTECAKMDVTKTFKNKYSFQRHAFLYHEGQQRKVFPCPVCAKEFSRPDKMKNHMKTVHDCFMPKDVVSDVMFPPAPMSPAHMAGYFPAI; encoded by the exons ATGTCCCCATTGGCGGCGCTTCCCCCGCAGGAGGCG GGTGCccgaaaaaaaacaatcaaaattgcTCCTGATCCGCCCATGTCAAGTCTGCCCTATCGGTTCCCCGATCAGTACAACCAACCACTACCGGCGGCCACCGCCCCTTCAAACATGGTCACCCAACGTTTCTGTCTGCGATGGAACAATCATCAGTCCAATCTTCTCTCAGTCTTCGATCAGCTTCTACACGACGAGAGTTTCGTAGATGTTACCTTGGCAGTTGAGGGCCAGCTATTGAGGGCACATAAAATGATTCTTTCTGCGTGCAGCCCCTATTTTCAAACTCTCTTCGTCAACCACCCGGACAAACACCCCATTGTCATACTCAAGGATGTCTTGTACAGCGATATGAAGAGTTTGCTCGATTTCATGTATCGCGGGGAGGTTAGCGTGGATCAGGATAGATTGACGCATTTTTTGAGGGTGGCTGAAAGCTTGAGGATTAAGGGGTTGACCGAG GTAAACGAAGAAAAATGTGACAACATCGCCAACTCCCTTACCCAACAAAACTCGACCAATATTCCAAACCTGCAACGTATACAGCAACAGCACCAAAACAAACGTTTCGCCTCCGCCTCGTCGCCTCCATCAGGGTCGTTCAACATGTTAGGCAACTACCTGATGCAGCCGAAGAGGAAACGAGGTAGGCCTAGAAGGTTGTCGGGCAATTCAAACGGCGACGAGTCTGAAGCCAAGGACTCTGTAGTCCAGGGTAGCCCGGAAATGTTGGAGGTTAAAATGGGTATGGATGGTTTTACAGGAAACCATTCGGACGGCAGCAGCAGTAAAGAAGAGGAAGATAACGCAAAGGTTAAGGAAGAGGGCGGTGAGCCTGTGGCTGGGACTTCGCAAGAGGGGCGGTTTGATGAGAGGCGGAATTCCGACGATATGCCCGTGG ACATACAAAACATGACTCAGCAACAGCTGCTCACGCCCAAAGTGGAGGTGACCGAGACATTCGACGGGAAATACGAGCCGGGGGGCAGTAATAATGCCACCCCCGACTCAAGTAGGATAAGTACTCCCGAAAGCGTATTAAACAATAACAACAACATGAGCTCGCCCTCGACTAGTATCAACCCCATGAGCGCGCCTGCGCAGAAGCCTGCCAAACAGCGGCGGATGCGGCGCAGGGCCACCTCGCAAAGCCAAGACCCAGCGGAGCAGCTCACAGAAATGTCCGTGAGAGGGCTGAATCTGTTCCGCTACGCGTCCATCAATGAGGGAATCTATCAATGCACGGAATGTGCCAAAATGGATGTGACTAAGACCTTTAAAAACAAGTACAGCTTCCAAAGGCACGCATTTTTGTACCACGAGGGACAGCAAAGGAAGGTATTTCCATGTCCGGTGTGCGCAAAAGAGTTTTCCCGGCCGGACAAGATGAAGAACCACATGAAGACGGTGCACGATTGTTTCATGCCCAAGGATGTGGTCAGCGACGTTATGTTTCCGCCGGCACCCATGAGTCCTGCCCATATGGCTGGGTATTTCCCGGCTATATGA
- the LOC136417109 gene encoding protein tramtrack, beta isoform-like isoform X5: MSPLAALPPQEAGARKKTIKIAPDPPMSSLPYRFPDQYNQPLPAATAPSNMVTQRFCLRWNNHQSNLLSVFDQLLHDESFVDVTLAVEGQLLRAHKMILSACSPYFQTLFVNHPDKHPIVILKDVLYSDMKSLLDFMYRGEVSVDQDRLTHFLRVAESLRIKGLTEVNEEKCDNIANSLTQQNSTNIPNLQRIQQQHQNKRFASASSPPSGSFNMLGNYLMQPKRKRGRPRRLSGNSNGDESEAKDSVVQGSPEMLEVKMGMDGFTGNHSDGSSSKEEEDNAKVKEEGGEPVAGTSQEGRFDERRNSDDMPVASKQLQNNNVHCINFNSSLRREFGLPQPISTPQTEPLELRVDKLHPPREESLCSDLVVDESPVENGNGEVLRRPQGGKMVDIDEFMNYEVIEDDPQYDGPVCRYINYSKKISDPDKSARDFCIREKDNLYRCTVCDRVYTHISNFCRHYMTSHKMDVKMYTCPVCCKDFTRKDNMLAHLKIIHKQNAT; this comes from the exons ATGTCCCCATTGGCGGCGCTTCCCCCGCAGGAGGCG GGTGCccgaaaaaaaacaatcaaaattgcTCCTGATCCGCCCATGTCAAGTCTGCCCTATCGGTTCCCCGATCAGTACAACCAACCACTACCGGCGGCCACCGCCCCTTCAAACATGGTCACCCAACGTTTCTGTCTGCGATGGAACAATCATCAGTCCAATCTTCTCTCAGTCTTCGATCAGCTTCTACACGACGAGAGTTTCGTAGATGTTACCTTGGCAGTTGAGGGCCAGCTATTGAGGGCACATAAAATGATTCTTTCTGCGTGCAGCCCCTATTTTCAAACTCTCTTCGTCAACCACCCGGACAAACACCCCATTGTCATACTCAAGGATGTCTTGTACAGCGATATGAAGAGTTTGCTCGATTTCATGTATCGCGGGGAGGTTAGCGTGGATCAGGATAGATTGACGCATTTTTTGAGGGTGGCTGAAAGCTTGAGGATTAAGGGGTTGACCGAG GTAAACGAAGAAAAATGTGACAACATCGCCAACTCCCTTACCCAACAAAACTCGACCAATATTCCAAACCTGCAACGTATACAGCAACAGCACCAAAACAAACGTTTCGCCTCCGCCTCGTCGCCTCCATCAGGGTCGTTCAACATGTTAGGCAACTACCTGATGCAGCCGAAGAGGAAACGAGGTAGGCCTAGAAGGTTGTCGGGCAATTCAAACGGCGACGAGTCTGAAGCCAAGGACTCTGTAGTCCAGGGTAGCCCGGAAATGTTGGAGGTTAAAATGGGTATGGATGGTTTTACAGGAAACCATTCGGACGGCAGCAGCAGTAAAGAAGAGGAAGATAACGCAAAGGTTAAGGAAGAGGGCGGTGAGCCTGTGGCTGGGACTTCGCAAGAGGGGCGGTTTGATGAGAGGCGGAATTCCGACGATATGCCCGTGG CCTCCAAGCAGCTTCAAAACAACAACGTCCATTGCATCAACTTCAACTCTTCCTTACGCCGAGAATTCGGCCTCCCTCAACCCATTTCAACCCCTCAAACTGAACCTCTGGAGCTGAGAGTGGACAAGCTTCACCCTCCAAGGGAGGAATCTCTATGCTCTGATTTGGTGGTGGACGAAAGTCCTGTTGAAAATGGAAACGGAGAGGTGCTGCGGAGGCCTCAAGGCGGCAAAATGGTGGACATAGACGAGTTTATGAATTATGAGGTGATAGAGGATGATCCGCAATACGACGGACCTGTATGCAGATACATAAACTACTCGAAGAAAATCTCCGACCCGGACAAGTCTGCCAGGGACTTTTGCATTAGGGAGAAGGATAATTTGTACAGGTGTACGGTATGCGATCGTGTGTACACGCACATAAGCAACTTCTGCCGGCATTACATGACATCGCACAAAATGGACGTCAAGATGTATACGTGCCCAGTGTGCTGTAAGGATTTCACTAGGAAGGATAATATGCTCGCGCATTTGAAGATTATCCACAAGCAAAATGCTACTTAA